A genomic segment from Salvia splendens isolate huo1 chromosome 13, SspV2, whole genome shotgun sequence encodes:
- the LOC121761296 gene encoding receptor-like protein 43 — translation MPSLQYADFAFNELSGSLSRAIGNMTSLLRIGLEFNNFTGNIPKEIGHLSNFERLSMSGNMFSGSLPREIGNLTNMCGLFLHSNALSGHIPREIGHLVNLIELQLEVNNFNGPLPQEIGNMTFLRYLWLNNNNLNGPIPSTIVNQSRLLSLVVDSNNLSGEITPFIFRSRDIKFLSIANNSLWGPLPPFICNNTSLEFLDFSNNNLSGSIPLCLFENLKNLQVLNLGRNNMTGWIPDNISPNCSLKTLDVSHNNLVGGVPLSLENCTSLEVMNVRNNHIVGNFPCMLPSSLRLLVLRSNRFHGEITCQKSWPSLQIIDIASNNFSGKINPFNFTYWRGMVLDRDAELERINLGVMATIGYYYGNEVTLTIKGQELELVKIWPEFISIDFSCNNFHGEIPVEIGKLNSLYLLNLSHNALTGRIPKSFGKLRQLGSLDLSMNQLTGEIPKEIASLTFLVVMNVSHNKLVGEIPIGNQLQTFSADSFEGNTGLCGLPLNISCTNPSPRFVEVESDREIEWDYVFAAAGYVVGLGGFSWVLLLCPSFRYKYFEKVEDVFEMIFEWSCEESG, via the exons ATGCCATCATTGCAATATGCTGACTTTGCCTTCAATGAATTAAGTGGGTCATTATCAAGAGCTATTGGAAACATGACATCTCTTCTCAGAATTGGCCTTGAATTCAACAATTTCACTG GCAATATTCCAAAGGAGATTGGTCATCTTAGCAATTTTGAGCGCTTAAGCATGTCTGGAAATATGTTTAGCGGATCATTGCCAAGAGAAATTGGGAACTTAACAAACATGTGTGGATTGTTCCTTCACAGCAATGCTTTAAGTG GTCACATTCCAAGAGAGATTGGTCACCTTGTTAATTTGATAGAGTTGCAATTGGAAGTAAACAATTTCAATGGACCATTGCCACAAGAGATTGGAAACATGACATTTCTTCGCTACTTATGGCTCAACAATAACAATTTAAATG GTCCGATACCATCCACCATTGTGAATCAATCAAGACTGCTTAGTTTAGTGGTCGATTCGAACAACTTAAGTGGAGAGATTACACCGTTCATTTTTCGCTCCCGCGACATTAAGTTCTTATCCATTGCAAACAACAGTCTATGGGGACCACTTCCACCCTTCATTTGCAACAATACAAGTCTTGAATTTCTTGACTTTTCAAACAATAACTTGAGTGGAAGTATACCTCTTTGTCTATTTGAAAACTTGAAGAATCTTCAAGTTCTTAATCTGGGTAGAAACAACATGACTGGTTGGATCCCTGATAATATTTCTCCCAATTGCAGCCTAAAGACTTTAGATGTGAGTCACAACAATTTGGTAGGAGGTGTTCCACTTTCTCTAGAGAATTGCACTTCCTTAGAAGTTATGAATGTGAGAAACAATCACATAGTTGGTAATTTCCCATGTATGCTCCCGTCTAGCTTGCGGTTGCTTGTGTTGCGTTCGAACAGATTCCACGGAGAGATCACATGTCAAAAGAGTTGGCCAAGTCTTCAAATCATCGACATCGCTTCCAATAATTTCAGTGGCAAAATAAATCCTTTTAACTTCACATACTGGAGAGGAATGGTGTTGGATCGTGATGCAGAATTGGAGCGTATCAACTTAGGCGTCATGGCTACGATAGGATACTACTACGGGAACGAGGTGACATTAACCATTAAAGGGCAAGAGCTTGAGCTTGTCAAGATTTGGCCAGAGTTTATCTCTATTGACTTCTCTTGCAATAATTTTCATGGCGAAATCCCCGTGGAAATTGGTAAGCTCAACTCACTCTATCTTCTCAACTTATCTCACAACGCTCTCACCGGTCGAATCCCAAAGTCATTTGGCAAGTTGAGGCAGCTTGGATCGCTTGACCTCTCGATGAACCAGCTCACGGGGGAGATACCAAAGGAGATCGCGTCGCTCACATTCCTTGTTGTGATGAATGTATCTCACAACAAGCTAGTTGGAGAGATTCCGATTGGGAATCAGTTGCAAACATTTTCTGCTGATTCATTTGAAGGGAACACGGGATTGTGTGGTCTCCCTCTGAACATTAGCTGCACGAATCCATCACCGCGGTTTGTGGAAGTGGAATCGGATAGGGAGATTGAGTGGGATTATGTGTTTGCTGCTGCTGGATATGTTGTGGGCTTAGGAGGCTTCTCTTGGGTGCTTTTACTTTGTCCAAGTTTCAGGTATAAATACTTCGAGAAAGTTGAGGATGTTTTCGAGATGATCTTTGAGTGGAGTTGTGAGGAATCAGGTTAG
- the LOC121761110 gene encoding receptor-like protein 36 isoform X1, with protein MDRSSHFFLLITSLLLLQWLFDYSSANLDINTDLSSLIAFKSRVSLDPSNILTKNWSSESNVCSWIGVTCDSHKQRVTQLNLSSMGLVGTIPPEIGNLSLLVYLDLSQNSFHGPIPHSIFNMSYLEHLNLNYNNLSGRLPLDMCKHNLDRLVFLRISYNKLYGEIPPSVNQCKQLVYLTLYNNSLSGFVPREIGNLTKLQLVNLGANRLTGNIPREIGNLTMLQLLSLDGNKLTGDIPKEMGNITSLRQLKLNINNLSGNIPKEIGHLNNLEILNIATNNISGPLPREIGNLTGLRELWLFKNNLNGDIPKEIFLLNNLLELNIGTNQLVGSLPREIGNTTIQNLWLDFNNLTGPLPSTFVSQSTLVTLALFSNNLSGEIPPSICYMRSLQTLLLSYNKLEGALPDCLGNLSTSLLIFHLNENKLSGLIPSKFTKDCSLQSINLNRNKLEGTFPQTLINCQNLLAIDIGDNEIRDGFPFWMEILPQLRVLVLRSNKFNGSMLVASKSYTEKPFPKLQVLDVSHNEFIGFLPDRYFKNFRSMIDAKENQTDDGVDGFLDFIDLTLTLKGLDQLLQRLLTSFTAIDLSTNRFSGSIPPSLGNLYSLRYLNLSYNTIGGHILPSFGSLSLLESLDLSSNKLDGEIPRELAKLTFLAKLNLSMNNLEGQIPQSTQLSTFDNESYVGNVGLCGFPLTKSCGGSNKKPLFPQEDDDAYEFIDGFGWRSVVMGYGCGFVVGIGIGYMIIRSGKPKWLVKFFFWRRL; from the exons ATGGATAGATCTTCCCACTTCTTCCTTCTTATTACATCACTCTTACTACTTCAATGGTTGTTTGATTATAGCTCAGCCAACTTAGATATCAACACTGATCTCTCTTCGCTTATTGCTTTCAAATCTCGAGTATCTTTAGACCCCTCTAATATTTTGACCAAAAATTGGAGCAGTGAGAGCAATGTCTGTAGTTGGATCGGAGTTACTTGTGATTCTCATAAACAAAGGGTGACTCAGTTGAATCTATCATCCATGGGTCTTGTAGGAACCATTCCACCAGAAATCGGAAATCTTTCTCTTCTTGTCTATTTAGATTTGAGCCAGAATTCTTTTCATGGTCCTATTCCCCATTCTATTTTCAACATGTCATATTTAGaacatttaaatttaaattataataatttgtCTGGTCGCTTGCCTCTTGATATGTGCAAACACAATCTCGATAGACTCGTATTTCTTCGTATTTCTTACAACAAGTTGTATGGGGAAATACCACCGAGTGTGAATCAGTGTAAGCAGCTTGTGTATCTTACATTGTACAATAACAGTTTAAGTGGATTTGTGCCTAGAGAAATTGGGAACTTGACTAAGCTTCAATTAGTGAACCTTGGTGCAAATAGGTTGACTG GTAATATTCCAAGAGAAATTGGAAACTTGACAATGCTTCAATTATTAAGCCTTGATGGAAATAAGTTGACTG GTGATATCCCAAAAGAGATGGGAAACATTACATCCCTTCGCCAACTAAAGCTGAACATCAATAATTTAAGTG GTAATATTCCAAAAGAAATTGGACATCTTAATAATTTGGAGATACTCAACATCGCAACCAACAATATTAGTGGACCATTGCCGAGAGAAATTGGAAATCTCACTGGCCTTCGAGAGTTATGgcttttcaaaaataatttaaatg GTGATATTCCAAAAGAAATATTTCTTCTCAACAATTTATTGGAATTAAACATTGGAACCAACCAACTTGTTGGATCATTGCCTAGAGAAATTGGTAACACAACCATTCAAAATCTGTGGCTTGATTTCAATAATTTAACCG GTCCTTTACCATCTACCTTTGTGAGTCAATCAACGCTGGTCACCTTAGCACTCTTTTCCAACAACTTAAGTGGGGAGATTCCGCCATCCATTTGCTACATGAGATCTCTCCAAACCCTCCTTTTATCATACAATAAACTGGAAGGAGCACTCCCAGATTGTCTTGGAAACTTGAGCACATCTCTGTTAATCTTCCATTTGAATGAAAATAAACTTAGTGGCCTCATCCCATCAAAATTTACAAAGGATTGCAGTCTTCAGTCAATCAATTTGAATAGAAACAAATTGGAAGGAACATTTCCCCAAACCCTAATCAATTGCCAAAACCTGCTTGCCATCGACATTGGTGATAATGAAATACGAGATGGATTTCCCTTTTGGATGGAAATACTCCCTCAACTTCGCGTCCTCGTCTTGAGGTCAAATAAGTTCAATGGCTCCATGTTGGTGGCTTCGAAGTCATACACTGAGAAACCGTTTCCAAAGTTGCAAGTCTTGGATGTATCACATAATGAATTTATTGGCTTTCTACCTGATAGGTATTTCAAGAACTTTCGAAGTATGATAGATGCCAAGGAAAACCAGACCGATGACGGGGTAGACGGTTTTCTGGACTTCATAGATTTGACGCTCACATTGAAAGGATTGGATCAGTTATTGCAGCGACTGCTCACAAGCTTTACAGCTATCGACTTGTCAACCAACAGATTCTCTGGGAGCATTCCACCTTCTCTAGGGAATCTTTATTCTCTGAGATACTTGAATTTGTCTTACAATACCATAGGAGGACATATACTGCCATCTTTTGGAAGTTTGAGTTTGCTCGAGTCGTTGGACTTGTCTTCGAACAAACTGGATGGGGAAATTCCGCGTGAATTGGCAAAGTTGACATTTCTTGCGAAGTTAAACCTTTCGATGAATAATCTTGAGGGTCAAATACCACAGTCTACTCAACTTTCCACATTTGATAATGAATCATACGTGGGAAATGTAGGATTGTGTGGATTTCCATTGACAAAATCGTGTGGGGGGAGCAACAAAAAACCATTGTTTCCTCAAGAAGACGATGATGCATATGAATTTATAGATGGATTTGGTTGGCGAAGTGTGGTGATGGGGTATGGATGTGGATTTGTagttggaattggaattggttACATGATTATAAGAAGCGGAAAGCCAAAATGGttagtgaaattctttttttggCGTCGGTTATAA
- the LOC121761110 gene encoding receptor-like protein 9DC3 isoform X3: protein MDRSSHFFLLITSLLLLQWLFDYSSANLDINTDLSSLIAFKSRVSLDPSNILTKNWSSESNVCSWIGVTCDSHKQRVTQLNLSSMGLVGTIPPEIGNLSLLVYLDLSQNSFHGPIPHSIFNMSYLEHLNLNYNNLSGRLPLDMCKHNLDRLVFLRISYNKLYGEIPPSVNQCKQLVYLTLYNNSLSGFVPREIGNLTKLQLVNLGANRLTGDIPKEMGNITSLRQLKLNINNLSGNIPKEIGHLNNLEILNIATNNISGPLPREIGNLTGLRELWLFKNNLNGDIPKEIFLLNNLLELNIGTNQLVGSLPREIGNTTIQNLWLDFNNLTGPLPSTFVSQSTLVTLALFSNNLSGEIPPSICYMRSLQTLLLSYNKLEGALPDCLGNLSTSLLIFHLNENKLSGLIPSKFTKDCSLQSINLNRNKLEGTFPQTLINCQNLLAIDIGDNEIRDGFPFWMEILPQLRVLVLRSNKFNGSMLVASKSYTEKPFPKLQVLDVSHNEFIGFLPDRYFKNFRSMIDAKENQTDDGVDGFLDFIDLTLTLKGLDQLLQRLLTSFTAIDLSTNRFSGSIPPSLGNLYSLRYLNLSYNTIGGHILPSFGSLSLLESLDLSSNKLDGEIPRELAKLTFLAKLNLSMNNLEGQIPQSTQLSTFDNESYVGNVGLCGFPLTKSCGGSNKKPLFPQEDDDAYEFIDGFGWRSVVMGYGCGFVVGIGIGYMIIRSGKPKWLVKFFFWRRL, encoded by the exons ATGGATAGATCTTCCCACTTCTTCCTTCTTATTACATCACTCTTACTACTTCAATGGTTGTTTGATTATAGCTCAGCCAACTTAGATATCAACACTGATCTCTCTTCGCTTATTGCTTTCAAATCTCGAGTATCTTTAGACCCCTCTAATATTTTGACCAAAAATTGGAGCAGTGAGAGCAATGTCTGTAGTTGGATCGGAGTTACTTGTGATTCTCATAAACAAAGGGTGACTCAGTTGAATCTATCATCCATGGGTCTTGTAGGAACCATTCCACCAGAAATCGGAAATCTTTCTCTTCTTGTCTATTTAGATTTGAGCCAGAATTCTTTTCATGGTCCTATTCCCCATTCTATTTTCAACATGTCATATTTAGaacatttaaatttaaattataataatttgtCTGGTCGCTTGCCTCTTGATATGTGCAAACACAATCTCGATAGACTCGTATTTCTTCGTATTTCTTACAACAAGTTGTATGGGGAAATACCACCGAGTGTGAATCAGTGTAAGCAGCTTGTGTATCTTACATTGTACAATAACAGTTTAAGTGGATTTGTGCCTAGAGAAATTGGGAACTTGACTAAGCTTCAATTAGTGAACCTTGGTGCAAATAGGTTGACTG GTGATATCCCAAAAGAGATGGGAAACATTACATCCCTTCGCCAACTAAAGCTGAACATCAATAATTTAAGTG GTAATATTCCAAAAGAAATTGGACATCTTAATAATTTGGAGATACTCAACATCGCAACCAACAATATTAGTGGACCATTGCCGAGAGAAATTGGAAATCTCACTGGCCTTCGAGAGTTATGgcttttcaaaaataatttaaatg GTGATATTCCAAAAGAAATATTTCTTCTCAACAATTTATTGGAATTAAACATTGGAACCAACCAACTTGTTGGATCATTGCCTAGAGAAATTGGTAACACAACCATTCAAAATCTGTGGCTTGATTTCAATAATTTAACCG GTCCTTTACCATCTACCTTTGTGAGTCAATCAACGCTGGTCACCTTAGCACTCTTTTCCAACAACTTAAGTGGGGAGATTCCGCCATCCATTTGCTACATGAGATCTCTCCAAACCCTCCTTTTATCATACAATAAACTGGAAGGAGCACTCCCAGATTGTCTTGGAAACTTGAGCACATCTCTGTTAATCTTCCATTTGAATGAAAATAAACTTAGTGGCCTCATCCCATCAAAATTTACAAAGGATTGCAGTCTTCAGTCAATCAATTTGAATAGAAACAAATTGGAAGGAACATTTCCCCAAACCCTAATCAATTGCCAAAACCTGCTTGCCATCGACATTGGTGATAATGAAATACGAGATGGATTTCCCTTTTGGATGGAAATACTCCCTCAACTTCGCGTCCTCGTCTTGAGGTCAAATAAGTTCAATGGCTCCATGTTGGTGGCTTCGAAGTCATACACTGAGAAACCGTTTCCAAAGTTGCAAGTCTTGGATGTATCACATAATGAATTTATTGGCTTTCTACCTGATAGGTATTTCAAGAACTTTCGAAGTATGATAGATGCCAAGGAAAACCAGACCGATGACGGGGTAGACGGTTTTCTGGACTTCATAGATTTGACGCTCACATTGAAAGGATTGGATCAGTTATTGCAGCGACTGCTCACAAGCTTTACAGCTATCGACTTGTCAACCAACAGATTCTCTGGGAGCATTCCACCTTCTCTAGGGAATCTTTATTCTCTGAGATACTTGAATTTGTCTTACAATACCATAGGAGGACATATACTGCCATCTTTTGGAAGTTTGAGTTTGCTCGAGTCGTTGGACTTGTCTTCGAACAAACTGGATGGGGAAATTCCGCGTGAATTGGCAAAGTTGACATTTCTTGCGAAGTTAAACCTTTCGATGAATAATCTTGAGGGTCAAATACCACAGTCTACTCAACTTTCCACATTTGATAATGAATCATACGTGGGAAATGTAGGATTGTGTGGATTTCCATTGACAAAATCGTGTGGGGGGAGCAACAAAAAACCATTGTTTCCTCAAGAAGACGATGATGCATATGAATTTATAGATGGATTTGGTTGGCGAAGTGTGGTGATGGGGTATGGATGTGGATTTGTagttggaattggaattggttACATGATTATAAGAAGCGGAAAGCCAAAATGGttagtgaaattctttttttggCGTCGGTTATAA
- the LOC121761110 gene encoding receptor-like protein Cf-9 homolog isoform X2, whose translation MDRSSHFFLLITSLLLLQWLFDYSSANLDINTDLSSLIAFKSRVSLDPSNILTKNWSSESNVCSWIGVTCDSHKQRVTQLNLSSMGLVGTIPPEIGNLSLLVYLDLSQNSFHGPIPHSIFNMSYLEHLNLNYNNLSGRLPLDMCKHNLDRLVFLRISYNKLYGEIPPSVNQCKQLVYLTLYNNSLSGFVPREIGNLTKLQLVNLGANRLTGNIPREIGNLTMLQLLSLDGNKLTGDIPKEMGNITSLRQLKLNINNLSGNIPKEIGHLNNLEILNIATNNISGPLPREIGNLTGLRELWLFKNNLNGDIPKEIFLLNNLLELNIGTNQLVGSLPREIGPLPSTFVSQSTLVTLALFSNNLSGEIPPSICYMRSLQTLLLSYNKLEGALPDCLGNLSTSLLIFHLNENKLSGLIPSKFTKDCSLQSINLNRNKLEGTFPQTLINCQNLLAIDIGDNEIRDGFPFWMEILPQLRVLVLRSNKFNGSMLVASKSYTEKPFPKLQVLDVSHNEFIGFLPDRYFKNFRSMIDAKENQTDDGVDGFLDFIDLTLTLKGLDQLLQRLLTSFTAIDLSTNRFSGSIPPSLGNLYSLRYLNLSYNTIGGHILPSFGSLSLLESLDLSSNKLDGEIPRELAKLTFLAKLNLSMNNLEGQIPQSTQLSTFDNESYVGNVGLCGFPLTKSCGGSNKKPLFPQEDDDAYEFIDGFGWRSVVMGYGCGFVVGIGIGYMIIRSGKPKWLVKFFFWRRL comes from the exons ATGGATAGATCTTCCCACTTCTTCCTTCTTATTACATCACTCTTACTACTTCAATGGTTGTTTGATTATAGCTCAGCCAACTTAGATATCAACACTGATCTCTCTTCGCTTATTGCTTTCAAATCTCGAGTATCTTTAGACCCCTCTAATATTTTGACCAAAAATTGGAGCAGTGAGAGCAATGTCTGTAGTTGGATCGGAGTTACTTGTGATTCTCATAAACAAAGGGTGACTCAGTTGAATCTATCATCCATGGGTCTTGTAGGAACCATTCCACCAGAAATCGGAAATCTTTCTCTTCTTGTCTATTTAGATTTGAGCCAGAATTCTTTTCATGGTCCTATTCCCCATTCTATTTTCAACATGTCATATTTAGaacatttaaatttaaattataataatttgtCTGGTCGCTTGCCTCTTGATATGTGCAAACACAATCTCGATAGACTCGTATTTCTTCGTATTTCTTACAACAAGTTGTATGGGGAAATACCACCGAGTGTGAATCAGTGTAAGCAGCTTGTGTATCTTACATTGTACAATAACAGTTTAAGTGGATTTGTGCCTAGAGAAATTGGGAACTTGACTAAGCTTCAATTAGTGAACCTTGGTGCAAATAGGTTGACTG GTAATATTCCAAGAGAAATTGGAAACTTGACAATGCTTCAATTATTAAGCCTTGATGGAAATAAGTTGACTG GTGATATCCCAAAAGAGATGGGAAACATTACATCCCTTCGCCAACTAAAGCTGAACATCAATAATTTAAGTG GTAATATTCCAAAAGAAATTGGACATCTTAATAATTTGGAGATACTCAACATCGCAACCAACAATATTAGTGGACCATTGCCGAGAGAAATTGGAAATCTCACTGGCCTTCGAGAGTTATGgcttttcaaaaataatttaaatg GTGATATTCCAAAAGAAATATTTCTTCTCAACAATTTATTGGAATTAAACATTGGAACCAACCAACTTGTTGGATCATTGCCTAGAGAAATTG GTCCTTTACCATCTACCTTTGTGAGTCAATCAACGCTGGTCACCTTAGCACTCTTTTCCAACAACTTAAGTGGGGAGATTCCGCCATCCATTTGCTACATGAGATCTCTCCAAACCCTCCTTTTATCATACAATAAACTGGAAGGAGCACTCCCAGATTGTCTTGGAAACTTGAGCACATCTCTGTTAATCTTCCATTTGAATGAAAATAAACTTAGTGGCCTCATCCCATCAAAATTTACAAAGGATTGCAGTCTTCAGTCAATCAATTTGAATAGAAACAAATTGGAAGGAACATTTCCCCAAACCCTAATCAATTGCCAAAACCTGCTTGCCATCGACATTGGTGATAATGAAATACGAGATGGATTTCCCTTTTGGATGGAAATACTCCCTCAACTTCGCGTCCTCGTCTTGAGGTCAAATAAGTTCAATGGCTCCATGTTGGTGGCTTCGAAGTCATACACTGAGAAACCGTTTCCAAAGTTGCAAGTCTTGGATGTATCACATAATGAATTTATTGGCTTTCTACCTGATAGGTATTTCAAGAACTTTCGAAGTATGATAGATGCCAAGGAAAACCAGACCGATGACGGGGTAGACGGTTTTCTGGACTTCATAGATTTGACGCTCACATTGAAAGGATTGGATCAGTTATTGCAGCGACTGCTCACAAGCTTTACAGCTATCGACTTGTCAACCAACAGATTCTCTGGGAGCATTCCACCTTCTCTAGGGAATCTTTATTCTCTGAGATACTTGAATTTGTCTTACAATACCATAGGAGGACATATACTGCCATCTTTTGGAAGTTTGAGTTTGCTCGAGTCGTTGGACTTGTCTTCGAACAAACTGGATGGGGAAATTCCGCGTGAATTGGCAAAGTTGACATTTCTTGCGAAGTTAAACCTTTCGATGAATAATCTTGAGGGTCAAATACCACAGTCTACTCAACTTTCCACATTTGATAATGAATCATACGTGGGAAATGTAGGATTGTGTGGATTTCCATTGACAAAATCGTGTGGGGGGAGCAACAAAAAACCATTGTTTCCTCAAGAAGACGATGATGCATATGAATTTATAGATGGATTTGGTTGGCGAAGTGTGGTGATGGGGTATGGATGTGGATTTGTagttggaattggaattggttACATGATTATAAGAAGCGGAAAGCCAAAATGGttagtgaaattctttttttggCGTCGGTTATAA
- the LOC121761110 gene encoding receptor-like protein 9DC3 isoform X4 — MDRSSHFFLLITSLLLLQWLFDYSSANLDINTDLSSLIAFKSRVSLDPSNILTKNWSSESNVCSWIGVTCDSHKQRVTQLNLSSMGLVGTIPPEIGNLSLLVYLDLSQNSFHGPIPHSIFNMSYLEHLNLNYNNLSGRLPLDMCKHNLDRLVFLRISYNKLYGEIPPSVNQCNIPREIGNLTMLQLLSLDGNKLTGDIPKEMGNITSLRQLKLNINNLSGNIPKEIGHLNNLEILNIATNNISGPLPREIGNLTGLRELWLFKNNLNGDIPKEIFLLNNLLELNIGTNQLVGSLPREIGNTTIQNLWLDFNNLTGPLPSTFVSQSTLVTLALFSNNLSGEIPPSICYMRSLQTLLLSYNKLEGALPDCLGNLSTSLLIFHLNENKLSGLIPSKFTKDCSLQSINLNRNKLEGTFPQTLINCQNLLAIDIGDNEIRDGFPFWMEILPQLRVLVLRSNKFNGSMLVASKSYTEKPFPKLQVLDVSHNEFIGFLPDRYFKNFRSMIDAKENQTDDGVDGFLDFIDLTLTLKGLDQLLQRLLTSFTAIDLSTNRFSGSIPPSLGNLYSLRYLNLSYNTIGGHILPSFGSLSLLESLDLSSNKLDGEIPRELAKLTFLAKLNLSMNNLEGQIPQSTQLSTFDNESYVGNVGLCGFPLTKSCGGSNKKPLFPQEDDDAYEFIDGFGWRSVVMGYGCGFVVGIGIGYMIIRSGKPKWLVKFFFWRRL, encoded by the exons ATGGATAGATCTTCCCACTTCTTCCTTCTTATTACATCACTCTTACTACTTCAATGGTTGTTTGATTATAGCTCAGCCAACTTAGATATCAACACTGATCTCTCTTCGCTTATTGCTTTCAAATCTCGAGTATCTTTAGACCCCTCTAATATTTTGACCAAAAATTGGAGCAGTGAGAGCAATGTCTGTAGTTGGATCGGAGTTACTTGTGATTCTCATAAACAAAGGGTGACTCAGTTGAATCTATCATCCATGGGTCTTGTAGGAACCATTCCACCAGAAATCGGAAATCTTTCTCTTCTTGTCTATTTAGATTTGAGCCAGAATTCTTTTCATGGTCCTATTCCCCATTCTATTTTCAACATGTCATATTTAGaacatttaaatttaaattataataatttgtCTGGTCGCTTGCCTCTTGATATGTGCAAACACAATCTCGATAGACTCGTATTTCTTCGTATTTCTTACAACAAGTTGTATGGGGAAATACCACCGAGTGTGAATCAGT GTAATATTCCAAGAGAAATTGGAAACTTGACAATGCTTCAATTATTAAGCCTTGATGGAAATAAGTTGACTG GTGATATCCCAAAAGAGATGGGAAACATTACATCCCTTCGCCAACTAAAGCTGAACATCAATAATTTAAGTG GTAATATTCCAAAAGAAATTGGACATCTTAATAATTTGGAGATACTCAACATCGCAACCAACAATATTAGTGGACCATTGCCGAGAGAAATTGGAAATCTCACTGGCCTTCGAGAGTTATGgcttttcaaaaataatttaaatg GTGATATTCCAAAAGAAATATTTCTTCTCAACAATTTATTGGAATTAAACATTGGAACCAACCAACTTGTTGGATCATTGCCTAGAGAAATTGGTAACACAACCATTCAAAATCTGTGGCTTGATTTCAATAATTTAACCG GTCCTTTACCATCTACCTTTGTGAGTCAATCAACGCTGGTCACCTTAGCACTCTTTTCCAACAACTTAAGTGGGGAGATTCCGCCATCCATTTGCTACATGAGATCTCTCCAAACCCTCCTTTTATCATACAATAAACTGGAAGGAGCACTCCCAGATTGTCTTGGAAACTTGAGCACATCTCTGTTAATCTTCCATTTGAATGAAAATAAACTTAGTGGCCTCATCCCATCAAAATTTACAAAGGATTGCAGTCTTCAGTCAATCAATTTGAATAGAAACAAATTGGAAGGAACATTTCCCCAAACCCTAATCAATTGCCAAAACCTGCTTGCCATCGACATTGGTGATAATGAAATACGAGATGGATTTCCCTTTTGGATGGAAATACTCCCTCAACTTCGCGTCCTCGTCTTGAGGTCAAATAAGTTCAATGGCTCCATGTTGGTGGCTTCGAAGTCATACACTGAGAAACCGTTTCCAAAGTTGCAAGTCTTGGATGTATCACATAATGAATTTATTGGCTTTCTACCTGATAGGTATTTCAAGAACTTTCGAAGTATGATAGATGCCAAGGAAAACCAGACCGATGACGGGGTAGACGGTTTTCTGGACTTCATAGATTTGACGCTCACATTGAAAGGATTGGATCAGTTATTGCAGCGACTGCTCACAAGCTTTACAGCTATCGACTTGTCAACCAACAGATTCTCTGGGAGCATTCCACCTTCTCTAGGGAATCTTTATTCTCTGAGATACTTGAATTTGTCTTACAATACCATAGGAGGACATATACTGCCATCTTTTGGAAGTTTGAGTTTGCTCGAGTCGTTGGACTTGTCTTCGAACAAACTGGATGGGGAAATTCCGCGTGAATTGGCAAAGTTGACATTTCTTGCGAAGTTAAACCTTTCGATGAATAATCTTGAGGGTCAAATACCACAGTCTACTCAACTTTCCACATTTGATAATGAATCATACGTGGGAAATGTAGGATTGTGTGGATTTCCATTGACAAAATCGTGTGGGGGGAGCAACAAAAAACCATTGTTTCCTCAAGAAGACGATGATGCATATGAATTTATAGATGGATTTGGTTGGCGAAGTGTGGTGATGGGGTATGGATGTGGATTTGTagttggaattggaattggttACATGATTATAAGAAGCGGAAAGCCAAAATGGttagtgaaattctttttttggCGTCGGTTATAA